In Garra rufa chromosome 14, GarRuf1.0, whole genome shotgun sequence, the genomic stretch ACTGACTGTTTCCTCGTAATCtaaaaacttttgattttaaaagATGCTGTAGAGGAGTTATATAAAGTGAAGATGACTATTACATGAAAAACTGAAATTATGCCTCTGCAACTAACAAAATaagcactaaaataactaaatctaTTAGTTAAAAATACctaaataaaaattacagtagaacattaaatttactaaaattgaaactaaaataaaaataaaaacagaaaatataaaaatataagccAGTACAAAACAAACACTatagtatataaatgtatataaaactatatactattatatatcatatacactgcctttcagaagttttttaaagaagtttcttttgctcatcaatattttacaaatatttttgtaaatattgctgcaatttaaaataacagttttcttttttaatatactttaaaatataattaattgctgtgaagcaaagctgaattttcagcatcattactccagcattCAGTGTcaatgttccttcagaaatcattctaatattttgatttattatcagtgttggaaacattgtgctgcttcatatttttgggacctgtgacacttctttcaggattatttgataaataaaagttaaaaagaacagcattgattaaaaatataaattttgtgttacaacatacactaccatttaaaagtttgtggtcacttttttctttctctcttttttaaatacttttattcagcaaggatgtgttaaaatgaataaaaagtgatggtaaagacttttcattaaagaatcacaggttccaaaaaaatcaGCACATTACAATGATTTCCGAAgtatcatttgacactgaagactggagtaatggctgatgaaaattcagtccttcatcacagaaataaacacaatttctaatattgattttcagttttaatataatttaaaaatataatattttaatatttttctgtatttttatcaaataaatacagccttaagcataagagactcaattaaaaacattaaaagtccaaatgatcccaaacttttaaactaaaaataataaatatatataaaaatagtatataaatatataaaaatattaacattaattttaaaaaacataaataacaagtatataaataattaaaaaaaaaacactcagtaTGACTTACTTGCTGCCGCTCCGAGCTCACTGTCTATGGAAAGGCGGCTGAAGGCTGAGGATGTAGGGTTAACATCTGAAAGCGTGCGTCGGGCGATGTTGGCTGGTATATGGGGCTTGGGATAGTCATAGCTgttttcctcctcttcctcaccaCATGCACCAACAGGTTCCCTCGGGCCGTTAGAGCAGGTCAAAGGAGGCAATTCAGAGTAATCTAaacaattaaagaaaaacaatatTACAAATTTCAGAACATACTGTATTAGTAGACTGCCAATATGAAGATGAACAGCTTTTAACATCACAGTACCTGAGTCTCTGGCCTGATGTGGTCCAGAGGCCGTGAGGGCCTGGGCTTGGATGTTGTACATGGCTTCGTACATCTGTGGGCTTTCTGACTCCATATCATTGAGCATACTCCTACAGAGGTAAACAGTGACTGTCAGTACACCAAAAGAGATCTGACATCTATGTCTAGTCTATATAGAGTGTCTCTTAGAGTTTTGCACCTCCATGGCTTACCTGGGGCTTAGAGAAAGTGGAGGTGGTGGTCTAGGCACAGCTTCCCCTGCAGCAGAGGGCAGCACTGGCCGAGAGGATGGAGTCATGTACTCCGACTCCTCATCGTTCTCACAGGCGTCCTCTCCGGTCTGAGCTTTGACTGCTGGGAGAGGCCTGTCAGCACAGGAGAAAGAGTCAACACACATGTGACTGCTTGCTTTACTAACAGGTTCAGGGTGAGTGTAGGAAGTAAGGAGGTGTTTGTATTATTGCTACATGATAATGTAACAAACAGACACCAGACATTGCAATATTTAGGTTCTATCCACTTTTTTCTGAACGCGGAAGTCTTGCCAGACTGGAATGGTACTTTACATTTCcggtctctggtgtttctagtcaaattaacatGTTTTCTGAGCCGATAATATAACGTTAAACCTgtgcacatttttatatttagttatacTGAAAAAGTTTAAATTCAGTCAatcttttttttaccccattttaacatggatttctatggaaaccggaacatgAAAGCACCCAAATGGAAGTTACAATCCATCATAGCGTCACTCATCGGTTACCAGTAGAGATTTTGAACTATTGTCTCTATCGCGGTTACATGCTCACGTGACATTACTGTACCTACATGGTCACAAAAATGTATTGTTTGGAAACAATTTTAAGCATTGCGGTTTAAAAACAAGTCATTTTAAGCCACTGAAATGCAATCGGCAGCGAAAGAGAACTCATTTTGCTATATGCGCGTGCTGTCAGAAAGTTATTTTTGCcgctttataggccttgaacagttaaatacgcacacttgtatgtgtcaaaatgccctTCTCTTTGCAAGTATCTAATTCTAATAAGGTCTTaggtgaaagcaaacagctgagaaaaaaacatgcaagtatattggatccgggcagctcttaaagtcaTAGCAGTCTAATATTTCTGCTGTCTGTCATCTATGTTAattaaacaacaaaagagagaaaatatcTCACTGTTCACTTTtgttaataagaagaaatatatatttaatttatgcagtgtttttataattttgattactttatacaagGTATGTAGCATTTCCttttatttgttctactgtagttttttgtTCTATTGCttgtaactatttaaaaaaaaatagcttgactttttttttttaaatttgggctAGTATTAGTCTTTTTTGTGATATTAACAAAACACTGGTGATGAATTCTGAAATTTCTATTGTATCAAAAATCTTAATAGCATAATgactttaaagcaaaaataaatcGTTAAATCGTTACTGTGAAATGAAATCACACATATTGTGATAAGATTTTgttcatatcgcccacccctaaaatACACTTTCTAAATGCAATAATTTTTTTAGGGTTGAATGatttggggaaaaaagtaattccTTGGCCTCACTTTTAACAAGATCAAACGAAGAACTCTTTCAGTAACTATAATGTGAGCTCTGAAATAATCTCTTTTTTCATAGTCCACATGAACACTGTTTTGAACTCATTTAATATGACTATAAAATGTGTATAACAttgtgataaaaaataaaatgcatcacaataatactgtttgtaaaactgtatttaaagggttagttcacacaaaaatgaaagttAGACcactatttactcaccctcacggcATCCTAGGCAtaaatgacttccttctttcagacaaatctaatcagagttacattaaaatgcaataatcactttaatctatctTTTGCTTACTGTTGGAAACAGAAGCAGCTACTGACGGATGACATTTGCacatgcattttttaatataactccgtttatcttgagggtgagtaaataatgggctaattttcatttctgaGTGAATTTGTGCAGTTCTTCGTGCTGCCCTAGTCCCTGTGTTGCCTCCATGACGCCTACCTGACTGCCAAGGAATAGATGGCATTAGCCGAGGCAGATGGCTTTACTTTCGGGCTGTCGTAATCTGACCCAGGATTGGATGATCCGAAACTCTGCACGTGAAGCAAATGAAGGTTAGAGAAAAAGTTCAGATTAGGCTTCTGTCAATGTGTAAAAATGGCATGTGCATCCTCACCAGCTGGTGGTCGAGGCTGGGGCCGTTGTTTCTTGGCCCTTCTGCTCTGGCTTCAAGCGTGGAGGGCAGTTGGAGAGGCAGAGAGTGTCTGTTTGAGAGTTCTCGAGACCCACGGGAGTCTCCGCTTGCTGGTGGCTGTGATGGCGCTTTGGGTACGGGCCGGGAGTTCCACTCCGGCATGCTGCGGTTAGGAGGGGTAGGAGGCAGTTTGTCACGAGAAGGTTCTCCGGGAGTACTGGGGAGAGGACGTCTCGGGAGGCGGTTGTCTGCTCCGGTTGGGTGTGGTCGATCTGGGGGAGGAGGTGGCGGCAGGTCCCTAAGGGCTGGGGGAAGTGGTAATGGCTTGTCCTTGTGATGGGACGGGGCCTGGGGATGGGTGGAATAAACCAGATATTAAAAACTTAACATCAGAAGAAAATTTTAGGATTAGTCGAGCACTTCTTGAAGTGTTTGAAAAGAATGCTTAATACATTCCAAACTGAGGTACTGAGGGTGAAAAACTTGGCGAAACATTCCAAGCTAGTCCATTTACCTTGGACGTGGCGCCTGGACTAGAGGCCCCGGGAGGGTTGGTGGGTCTGAGAGGAAGCAGATCCAGCCGAGGAGGTACTGGGGGAACAACGGGCTGAGGAGCAGCTGACAGCGGCGAGGGCGGCCTCTCCACCTGAAACAAGACAAACCATTCAGCATACAGCTATATTGATGCTTAATACTCACGCCAACATTTCTGAGCCTTTACCACAATACCGAAGTCCGCGGGAAAACTTATTCGGTTTGGTTTTGTAGGAATTCCTACGTTTAAATTCAAAACAGGAGCCTCGAACACATTAAAACATAGTTTTGCTGAGGCAGGTGACAGCCGAACCAATGctgtttaaagtgcccctattacgGATTTTTAAAAATTACCTTTGTGTAACACCGCTCTAAGTGAATAAAAAATATCCCGCAAAGTTTCAAATTTCAAAGTGCACTGTGTATTATTGACTTTTAGAAGAAAGAGGTGACTCATGTAAACGAGTTTCTTAAGACAAATCTTAAGCCGTTTCAAGTTGACGTCAACATACAACAGCATATTGCTGCACAATTGTTGGGAAAACTTGAACCCTCCCCCTTTAAACACTGTAGCGGATTTCTGTGGATAGCATTATGTCGAGAAGATGCTGTGCATTGTGAGGGTAAATCTGTTAgggtacagttagggtatgtcaaaaaactcccatctcattttctcctccaacttcaaaacagtcctacattgctgcagaagtactgacctagtgtttacaaagtgaacatgcaagaaGGGTTATAATAATACacatataatattaattttttgactgatcgttttgctagataagacccttatccctcggctgggattgtttagagccctttgaaactgcatttttaaccttcaatctattgagcaccactgaagtccactatatggagaaaaatcctggaatgttttcgtcagaaaacttaatttctttgcgactgaagaagggggtgagtaaattatcaggatatcCATAATAGGGGCACTCTAATGAAAAACAGGTTGAGGTGTAGTAGTTGACATGTTTTTCCATGTTTAGCAAAGCTTAACCTCATAATAAGATAAATTTGTTCTCACTTTAGAACCAACCAGCTTGCTAATCATGAAAGGAGAGTCCTCCAAGCGATCATCGTCATCATCGTCGTAGCTGGGCGAAGGGGCTCCCTCGGCCCCAAACGCACTCCTGCAGCCTCCGTAGGAGCCTCCGCTATTGGGGTCCTTGGGATCGAAGGGGTCGACGACGATGGGCTCAGTACCCTTAATTTCACAGCGACAGAATGGACAGCCCTGGCCTTCAGACTcctaaaaagagaaaagaaacggAGAGTGAGGAAAACATGTACGTGTATCCAGACTAACAGACAGCTGAAGGTTCTTCAGGTTTACCTGCCAGGCTGTGAGACAGGAAGTGCACATGAGGTGGCCGCAGGGCTCGATCTTCACATCCTTGTCATTCTCAGCACAGATCTTACATAGCTGGAAAGTCGAGCCCATCTCACAGTAGAGCTCGTATTGCTCCTGTAAGCAAAAAAAGAGGGTTACATAGATTATCCAAAATACAAGATGGATTTGAGTGTCTGACTgagacaataaaaaacaaaaacacacctgTGTGACTTTGATATGGTCTTGAGGCGAGGGCTCACACAGCCCTGTGAGGTCAGGGTTCTGTGTGCGGCCATCGGGGAAAAGGTAGCTAAATGGGAATGAAAAATGTTGCTTTATTTCACATCTAAATGttgtaataaatgtttttcgTGTGTTTTGGACTTACAATCCTTCCCTAAAGCCATCGATGAGGGCCTGGAAGAGGGGTTTGTTGTGAGGAATGGTCTGCAAGATATTCCCATCAGCTGTGACGTAACCAATAGCCCACTGGCCGAGCCGCGTACAGCTCAGTCTGAAGATATAGCTGTAACCAAAAAAACGTGACTGTTACAACATACACTTAGTacgtgagataaaaaaaaaaaaaaaaacaggcaatcTAACAGTGTCAGATTAAGCCATCACTAAGAAACGTGTCTCAGTGCATTAGGGGTGGTCATATGATTGCTTTTCTTTGAATTGAGAGCTCTTGTGACATCATGGTACTTCTACAATACATCTATTGATGGGAGGTACCATGCTGTTCTTCGGGCCACTAGAGAGTAAGGATTCAAGCAACTAATGGTGCATTGTCCCATGTAAGTCTTCTCACTGTTTATGTAACAGATAATGCTGCTGTGACAAGGCTGATGCCATTAACACGTCTAAATAAATAAGACCTGGATGAATGGGTGAAGGCCAAGATCCTTGAGTACTGgaattaaagagacagttcaccccaaaacatttcaaataatcCAAATGACTCCATTTGGAAAatacaaaacatttaaataaaaataaaaaagcaagaaAAATGTTTATAGATAGCCTGTGATAGATAAAATATaataacatgaaataaaaatCATAGCTTTTAtgttttgaagaaaaaaagtaactgactagatttaaaaaaaagaaaagaaaagaagtttataaaaaacaaaacaaaaaataaaataaaattgtattaaattgcaagtttacatctcccaattctgattttctttcaaaattgcgagtttatatcttgtaattctgagtttataacacaattgcgaggtaaatcagaactgtgagatataaacacgcatctaagaacatgttttttttttccatcaaaaaggttaaaaacattttttaaaatcatgGCTTTTGTATAAAGTCCGTTTGTgccactgaatttaaaaaaaggtaattgtgacattatttctcaattcagattttttcctcaaaattgcaatataaactcaaatctgagaaattaaatcagaattgcgatgtgaactcgcaattgagagttctAAAGTCAACATTtcaagacaaactcgcaattctgagaaataaagtcacaattctgaaaaatagaactgtaagatataaactcacaattctgactttttttctcaaaattgaaagtttatatctcgcaattcggagtttataacacgcaattgcaagttaagtcagaattgtgagatataaacaaaaagtttttttcatcaaaaaggtttaaaaataaataattaaaacaagaaataaaatcaCGGCTTTTGTATGGAAATCTGtattcaccactgaataaaaaaaaaaaaaaagtaattgcgacattttatctcccaattctgacttttttctcactattgtgaattcacatctctcaattcttacttttaaaaaaataattatgtaatacaaactcacaattctgactttttttctcaaaattgagtttaaatctcgcaattctgactttgtaacatgaaattgtgagaaactcacaattctgatttcttctcaaaattacgagtttatatctttcaattctgagttcataacatgcaattgcaagttaagtcatcAAAAAGttataagtaataaataaataaaacaagaaataaaatcaTGGCTTTCGTACAGAAGTCCATTTTCGCAATTGAAAAaagtaattatgacattttatttctcaattctgactttttttctcaaaattgcgagatataaactaaattctgagaaattaaatcagaattgcgatgtaaactcaatttagagttataaagtcaattttgagaaactcgcaattctaagaaataaagtcgcaattctaaaaaatagttagaattgtgagatataaactcgcaattctgagaacgtattttttccccctcaaaaactgaactttataacttgcagttgcgattttatatctcacaattctgagaaaaaagtcaaaattgcgagatacaaactcacaatagTGGGGAAAAAGTcactaattctgactttatatctcacaaattggggaaattgcaattgcaagtttgtatcaaacaattctgagaatttcaagatgtaaactcgcaattgcaagaaaaattttctttattcagtggcagaaacgggcttccatatttttgtgttgtttaaaaaagaaaaaaaagaaacgaaattaaggtttggaatgacatgagtaatTATCTAAATGACTAGATGATTTTTTTGGTGCGTGTGTGAACGACCCCTTTAATGGGTGACGTGTGCATGAATGAGGGATGAGGTGTGTGTATTACCTGCCGGGCTTGTGGATGAATTTTTGCAGACGAGCTTTGACTTCATCATAGGTGAGAAAGGCCATGTAGCCCGGATGAGTCACTGCCAGGCTGTTCCAGTTTCTCAGCAGTGATGACCATggctataaaaaaagaaaagaaaaataacacttagtttttttttttgcaaacaccATTCACACTGTGAATTTAGTGGCATGTGTATACAGATTACATCTGACAGCACAGATACTCATAGTCCCTTATGTGATGACCTCTAATATCCATTTGAGAGATGAAGAGAGTCTGAGTCAGAGAGACTAAGCGTGTTGTGGATGGAGTGGTGAGTCACTCTGTTCACCAGTGACACCATCGATCCAAATGAACTCAGATCTCTGTATATAAACATCACTTAATGTCAGTCCAATTAGTAAAACAGGCGTTTCATTCAGTGCCAAGATGCCGATGTGAAGCCACTCCTCACAACTGAGAGAGACAAACATGTGCCGTGACATATACTGACAAATTTAAAACACACGTCAATCTTTTCCTAAAGCTCATCCAAAAACCACAGGACtgttgcaaatatatatatttattttcacagcATCGTCCTCAGGCAAAACTAGCACTTCCTCTCACTGACAAACACTTCTTAGAATTAGACTTGTTCCTTTTTTTAAGAAGTGGCTTGAAACTGATCAACAGCTTGTCTGTACGCAAATTTCTCTGTCTAAAGATGTCAAAGCAAAAACTCATTTTTCCAGGCTATGAAAACAGGACTTCATTTCAGGTTCATTTCctctttgaaagccattttatcAGCTAGATTGACGTAGAATCACGGAGCCCTAATTGAAAGTTTTAAACACAGGCGACTACACTGGAAGTGTGTAATTCATTATGCATTCAGTCGACAGACACCCTAATTTCTAAAGAATGCgttgaatttaatattttatacgttttttttggtgtaaatataaattattttcaaCTATCACcatccaccactaaataaaaaaggcaaatttcgactttatttcacaattctgagtttatatcttacaattctgacttttttccatgcaattctgactttttcccctcaaaattctgTGCCCACACAGATTTAaactgtgagtttaaatctcacaattctgtttatatcttacaattctgacttttttcctccaattctgagtttatatcgtacaattctgactttttcattacaattcagtttatatcttacaattctgagtttacatttcacaattctgactttttcccctttaattctgagtttaaatcaaacaattctgactttcattacaattctgtttatatcttacaattctgacttttttcctccaattctgagtttatatcgtaCAATTGACTTaccccctcacaattctgagttttacatctcacaattctgtctatatctcacaattctaagtttatatctcacaattctgaccccccccacacacaattctgagtttaaatctcacaattctgactttttcattacaattctgtttatatcttacaattctgacttttttcctccaattctgagtttatatctcacaattctgactttttcattacaattctgttcatatcttacaattctgacttttttcctccaattctgagtttatctcacaattctttctcattacaattcagtttatatctcacaattctgacttttctgacttttctgacaattctgactgaGTTTATAACTTACAGTTGACTTGtccccctcacaattctgactttttttccattacaattctgagttttacatctcacaattctgactttttccctccaattcagagtttatatcttacaattgacttgtccccctcacaattctgagttttgcatctcacaattctgaccttttccatccaattctgacttttttcattaaaattgtttatctcacaattctgactttttccctcacaatgagtttctcacaattctgagttttccccttacaattgagtttatatctcaaaattctaaatttatccttataattctgagtttatatctcacaattctaactttatccttataaactcagaattgtgagggggaaaagtcagaattgtgagatataaactcagaattatatctcacaattctgactttttccccctcacaattctgagtttatatctcacaattctgacttttctcctcacaattctgagtttatatctcacagttctgagaaaaaaatcttaactgcttgaaaaataaagtcagaattgcaagataaagtccaattctgaggggagaaagactgacatgttctcaaatatgcaagtttatatctcacaattctgacttaacttgcaattgtgtgttataaagaatTGTGACTTTTGCGAATTACActactcacaattctaaaaaaaaaaaaaaaaaaaaaaaattatatatatatatattagtggtgggccgttatcggcgttaacgtgctgcgttaacgtgaaactcttatcgcgcgataaaaaaaatatcgccgttaatctattctcaaatttgggttgggagctgggtctaaactacgcaagctatgatgactttcaccttgatagtttaacgcggatgtataccgaagactatagaatatggtcgcgcatttaagtctcctccgccaaaaca encodes the following:
- the cbl gene encoding E3 ubiquitin-protein ligase CBL, encoding MAGNLKKGGGLIGMMKDAFQPHHHLHHSHHQPGAVDKKTVEKCWKFMDKVVRLCQNPKLALKNSPPYILDLLPDTYQHLRTILSRYEGKMETLGDNEYFRVFMENLTKKTKQTISLFKDGKERMFEENSQPRRNLTKLSLIFSHMLAELKAIFPNGLFQGDNFRITKADAAEFWRRSFGDKTIVPWKVFRQALHEFHPISSGLEAMALKSTIDLTCNDYISVFEFDIFTRLFQPWSSLLRNWNSLAVTHPGYMAFLTYDEVKARLQKFIHKPGSYIFRLSCTRLGQWAIGYVTADGNILQTIPHNKPLFQALIDGFREGFYLFPDGRTQNPDLTGLCEPSPQDHIKVTQEQYELYCEMGSTFQLCKICAENDKDVKIEPCGHLMCTSCLTAWQESEGQGCPFCRCEIKGTEPIVVDPFDPKDPNSGGSYGGCRSAFGAEGAPSPSYDDDDDDRLEDSPFMISKLVGSKVERPPSPLSAAPQPVVPPVPPRLDLLPLRPTNPPGASSPGATSKAPSHHKDKPLPLPPALRDLPPPPPPDRPHPTGADNRLPRRPLPSTPGEPSRDKLPPTPPNRSMPEWNSRPVPKAPSQPPASGDSRGSRELSNRHSLPLQLPSTLEARAEGPRNNGPSLDHQLSFGSSNPGSDYDSPKVKPSASANAIYSLAVRPLPAVKAQTGEDACENDEESEYMTPSSRPVLPSAAGEAVPRPPPPLSLSPRSMLNDMESESPQMYEAMYNIQAQALTASGPHQARDSDYSELPPLTCSNGPREPVGACGEEEEENSYDYPKPHIPANIARRTLSDVNPTSSAFSRLSIDSELGAAAIMDPSEAPERPPKPLPRRINSDRRPSPVPPGASPGPSQQISSEIEHLLSQGYSHQDIQKALMIAQNNIEMAKNILREFVSIPSTAHILT